Proteins encoded in a region of the Pieris brassicae chromosome 3, ilPieBrab1.1, whole genome shotgun sequence genome:
- the LOC123707049 gene encoding MRG/MORF4L-binding protein produces the protein MVSSEEETSETKVADTLDWDVDMEIQLFYAMANHKPVGINKHFQMACIREKLSNSITKEISTQDIWKHLETLYDTSMLDETEPIPFPNQEVPFSLSEGEFGALLKQKCRDVILGDDSDDGRSPSPKPAPRSNSRGTASRDSTASKGRKDSIGALATKTRKESGSSHASTDTPSIKSEKDYDRRRDSRDSNASGPRDSSSSRKSSSQKRVSSIADEDSNTRRARRRPNTSTPPSSIPTKRRRM, from the exons atggTTTCTAGTGAAGAAGAAACTTCTGAAACTAAAGTCGCAGACACTTTAGACTGGGACGTCGATAtggaaattcaattattttatgcaaTGGCTAATCATAAGCCTGTGGGTATAAATAAGCATTTTCAAATGGCGTGTATTCGGGAGAAACTTTCAAACTCTATAACTAAGGAAATATCAACGCAAGATATTTGGAAGCATTTAGAAACGCTTTACGATACATCTATGTTAGATGAAACAGAGCCCATACCATTTCCAAATCAAGAAGTACCTTTTAGCTTATCTGAGGGTGAATTTGGTGCTTTGTTGAAGCAAAAATGTAGAGATGTTATTTTGGGGGATGATAGTGATG ATGGAAGAAGCCCTTCACCAAAGCCAGCCCCTAGAAGCAATTCTCGAGGAACTGCATCAAGAGATAGTACTGCATCTAAAG gTCGTAAAGATAGTATTGGTGCTCTTGCTACTAAGACAAGGAAGGAGAGTGGAAGTTCACATGCATCAACAGACACACCTAGTATAAAGTCAGAAAAAGATTAtg ataggAGAAGAGATTCACGCGATTCAAATGCGTCCGGTCCACGCGATAGCTCTTCAAGCAGAAAATCGTCTTCACAGAAAAGAGTCAGCTCCATTGCag atgaAGACAGCAACACACGTCGAGCTCGGCGGCGTCCAAACACTTCGACGCCACCTTCTAGCATACCAACCAAGCGCCGGCGTATGTGA